One Sodalis praecaptivus DNA segment encodes these proteins:
- a CDS encoding NAD(P)/FAD-dependent oxidoreductase: protein MTAPFDVIVIGGGITGSALAWGAARAGASTLMLDEGDVALRASLGNFGLVWLQGKGLGRPSYMQWSLRAGRLWPQFAKTLEEETGIAVGWRGGGGLHFCLSAQAFAERQALIDQTRDQGGDIAIRLLARRELKQWLPQVGPEVCGASLSNLDGEVNPLLLLRALHVGFQQRRGVRQAGQAVRQITPQGAGAGFAVRTASGEPYFGKRIILCAGLGIPPLARTLGLHIPLRPERGQIVVTDRIRPFLPCPSNLVRQTQEGTVLLGSSHDDAGFSTGTDVETLARLCRLGCQVFPALRQARVIRAWGAARIMTPDGLPVYDEAPRYPGAYVVTCHSGVTLASVHALCLGESLVRDTRHCAPADMRSTRFALSTD from the coding sequence ATGACCGCGCCGTTTGACGTTATCGTCATCGGCGGCGGGATAACCGGTTCCGCTCTCGCCTGGGGTGCCGCCCGCGCCGGCGCCAGCACGCTTATGCTGGACGAAGGGGATGTGGCGCTGCGCGCCTCGCTGGGCAATTTCGGCCTGGTTTGGCTACAGGGAAAAGGGCTCGGCCGGCCCAGCTATATGCAGTGGTCGTTGCGGGCAGGCAGGCTGTGGCCGCAGTTCGCCAAGACGCTTGAGGAGGAAACCGGTATCGCGGTGGGATGGCGCGGCGGAGGCGGGCTGCATTTCTGCCTGTCGGCGCAGGCCTTTGCCGAGCGGCAAGCCCTGATCGATCAAACTCGCGATCAGGGAGGCGATATCGCCATCCGTCTGCTGGCCCGCCGCGAGCTCAAACAATGGCTGCCCCAGGTGGGACCCGAGGTCTGCGGCGCCTCCTTGTCCAACCTGGACGGCGAGGTCAATCCGCTGTTACTGTTGCGCGCCCTGCATGTCGGTTTTCAACAGCGGCGCGGCGTACGGCAGGCGGGGCAGGCGGTACGGCAAATCACGCCGCAAGGTGCGGGAGCCGGTTTTGCCGTCCGTACCGCCAGCGGCGAGCCGTACTTCGGCAAACGCATCATCCTTTGCGCCGGCCTGGGCATTCCCCCGCTGGCGCGCACCTTGGGGCTGCATATTCCCTTACGGCCTGAGCGCGGGCAGATCGTCGTCACCGACCGAATCCGCCCCTTTCTGCCCTGCCCGTCCAATCTGGTGCGGCAAACGCAAGAAGGCACGGTGTTGCTGGGGAGCTCGCACGACGACGCCGGTTTCTCCACCGGGACCGACGTTGAAACCCTGGCCAGGCTGTGCCGGCTCGGCTGCCAAGTATTTCCCGCGCTGCGTCAGGCTCGGGTGATCCGCGCCTGGGGCGCGGCGCGCATTATGACCCCGGACGGTTTGCCCGTCTATGACGAGGCGCCGCGCTATCCCGGCGCGTATGTGGTCACCTGCCACAGCGGCGTGACGCTTGCCAGCGTACACGCATTATGCCTGGGGGAATCGCTGGTGCGGGACACGCGGCATTGCGCCCCCGCGGATATGAGGAGCACGCGTTTTGCGCTTTCAACTGACTGA
- a CDS encoding LLM class flavin-dependent oxidoreductase, translated as MKKIGFLSFGHWAPSPQSGTRTAADALLQSIELAVAAEALGADGAYFRVHHFARQLSSPLPLLAAIGARTRRIEIGTGVIDMRYENPFYMAEEAGAADLIAGGRLQLGISRGSPEQVIDGWRHFGYRPAAGESDADMARRQTEVLLELLQGEGFATPNPTPMFPNPPGLLRLEPFSAGLRERIWWGAGSNATAVWAAERGMNLQSSTLKDDETGEPFHIQQAGQIRAYRNAWAQAGHDRTPRVSVSRSIFALVDDRDRAYFGRRGQESDQIGFLDEKTRAIFGRSYAAEPEALIAQLSQDEAIAEADTLLLTLPNQLGVDYNVHVMETLLTEVAPALGWR; from the coding sequence ATGAAAAAAATCGGCTTTTTGTCGTTTGGCCACTGGGCGCCTTCTCCCCAGTCCGGTACCCGCACGGCCGCCGACGCGCTGTTGCAATCCATTGAGTTGGCGGTGGCCGCGGAGGCGCTTGGGGCGGATGGCGCCTATTTCCGGGTCCATCATTTCGCCCGCCAGCTCAGTTCTCCGTTGCCACTACTCGCCGCCATCGGCGCCAGGACCCGCCGCATTGAAATCGGTACCGGCGTTATCGATATGCGCTATGAAAATCCTTTTTATATGGCGGAGGAGGCCGGTGCGGCGGACTTGATTGCCGGTGGCCGGTTGCAGCTCGGCATTAGCCGCGGGTCGCCTGAGCAGGTTATCGACGGCTGGCGCCATTTTGGCTATCGCCCCGCCGCAGGTGAAAGCGATGCCGATATGGCCCGCCGCCAGACGGAGGTGTTGCTCGAGTTATTGCAGGGCGAAGGCTTCGCCACGCCCAACCCGACGCCGATGTTCCCCAATCCCCCGGGCTTGCTGCGTCTGGAGCCGTTTTCAGCCGGGTTGCGCGAGCGCATTTGGTGGGGCGCCGGCTCGAACGCCACGGCAGTGTGGGCCGCCGAGCGGGGGATGAACCTGCAAAGCTCGACGCTTAAAGACGACGAGACCGGCGAGCCGTTTCATATTCAGCAGGCGGGGCAGATCCGCGCCTACCGCAATGCCTGGGCGCAGGCGGGGCATGACCGGACGCCCCGCGTGTCGGTAAGCCGCAGTATCTTTGCTCTGGTCGACGATCGGGACCGCGCTTATTTTGGCCGCCGGGGGCAGGAGAGTGACCAAATTGGGTTCCTGGACGAGAAGACCCGCGCGATTTTTGGCCGCAGCTATGCCGCCGAGCCGGAGGCGCTCATCGCGCAGCTCTCGCAGGATGAGGCCATTGCCGAAGCCGACACGCTGTTGCTGACGCTGCCGAATCAATTGGGGGTTGATTACAATGTCCACGTCATGGAAACGCTGCTGACCGAGGTGGCTCCCGCGCTGGGCTGGCGCTGA
- the hutC gene encoding histidine utilization repressor: MTNDQPMYEQIKISIDRRIEAEEWPSDFQIPSEEQLAEEFGVSRLTVRRALRELQAEGVLIRIQGRGTFVVGPRMQCAVFTLSNISEEIAQNGGVHYCQVLSHLALPPESPLRSMLPLPPGQDIYHSRLLHLEDGTPIQLEDRFVNAAEAPGYLEQDFTTQPSHSFLVRNTTVTTVDNMIRAVRANDEAQLLLQIDAGQPCLLLDRSTWRDGVPVTRSRFLYPGDRYRLRSSHEARPSRITSSLFNVKNR, encoded by the coding sequence ATGACTAATGACCAGCCGATGTATGAGCAAATCAAAATTTCCATTGACCGTCGTATCGAGGCTGAAGAGTGGCCAAGCGATTTTCAAATCCCGTCGGAGGAACAGCTGGCCGAGGAGTTTGGCGTATCCCGTTTGACCGTCAGGCGGGCGCTGCGCGAGCTGCAGGCGGAAGGTGTATTGATCCGCATTCAGGGGCGCGGGACCTTTGTGGTGGGGCCGCGTATGCAGTGCGCGGTGTTTACCCTGTCCAATATTTCCGAAGAGATCGCCCAAAATGGCGGCGTGCACTATTGTCAGGTGCTTTCCCATCTGGCGTTGCCGCCGGAGAGCCCGTTGCGCAGTATGTTGCCTCTGCCCCCCGGCCAGGACATTTACCATTCACGCCTGTTGCACCTCGAAGACGGCACGCCTATTCAGTTGGAAGACCGTTTCGTCAATGCCGCCGAAGCGCCGGGCTATCTGGAGCAGGATTTCACGACCCAGCCGTCCCACAGTTTTTTGGTGCGCAACACCACGGTGACCACGGTGGACAATATGATCCGCGCCGTGCGGGCCAACGATGAAGCCCAACTGCTGTTACAAATCGATGCCGGGCAGCCCTGTCTGCTACTCGATCGATCCACCTGGCGTGACGGCGTTCCCGTTACCCGCAGCCGTTTTCTCTATCCGGGAGACCGTTATCGCCTGCGCAGTTCCCATGAAGCTCGGCCCAGCCGCATCACGTCTTCTTTGTTCAATGTCAAAAACAGATAA
- a CDS encoding aldehyde dehydrogenase, with translation MSANALHTLSMYIGGEWLPPSSGRYFDTVDPYTAKPWARVPRGNKDDACRAVEVAHQAFKNGPWGRMHPSERGRILYRFADLIESHADRLAELEVRDNGRLLEEMRHQIRYIPHWYRYYAGLADKIEGVVHPCDKPALSLSRHEPLGVCVGIVPWNAPLLLFSLKAAPALAAGNTLVMKPAEHTSASALKLMELVAQAGFPPGVINVVTGFGAEVGEPLVTHPLTRHVGFTGSTRTGAHLYSLAARDIKRVSLELGGKSPNIIFADADLDNAVRGVVGGIYGATGQTCIAGSRLLVHRSIQAPFLEKLMAFTRQARVGDPRNPATCIGPIANQMQYDRILQYIDIARQEGAELLMGGKRPEAAECRDGYFIEPTLYTGVNNGMRIAQEEIFGPVLAAIPFDEPEEAIAIANDSEFGLAAGIWTSNMRLALKMSEQLEAGSVWINTYRDISYTTPFGGYKKSGIGRENGVAGIYEYLQTKAVWISTADEIENPFVIG, from the coding sequence ATGTCCGCGAACGCGCTGCACACCTTGTCTATGTATATTGGTGGAGAATGGCTCCCGCCTTCATCTGGGCGCTATTTCGATACCGTTGATCCCTACACGGCCAAACCTTGGGCGCGGGTCCCCAGAGGAAATAAAGACGACGCGTGCCGGGCCGTTGAGGTCGCCCATCAGGCGTTTAAAAACGGCCCTTGGGGACGGATGCACCCGTCTGAACGCGGCCGCATTCTTTACCGTTTTGCCGACCTTATCGAAAGCCATGCCGATCGGCTGGCCGAGCTTGAAGTCAGGGACAACGGCCGCCTGCTGGAAGAGATGCGCCACCAAATTCGTTATATCCCGCACTGGTATCGCTATTACGCCGGGCTGGCCGACAAGATTGAAGGGGTGGTGCATCCTTGCGATAAACCGGCCCTGAGCCTGTCGCGCCACGAGCCCCTGGGGGTTTGCGTAGGTATCGTGCCCTGGAATGCGCCGCTGTTGCTGTTTTCACTGAAAGCCGCGCCGGCGCTGGCCGCGGGCAATACGCTGGTGATGAAACCGGCGGAACACACCTCGGCCAGCGCGCTGAAGTTGATGGAATTGGTGGCGCAGGCGGGATTTCCCCCCGGCGTCATCAATGTAGTTACCGGTTTTGGCGCGGAAGTCGGCGAGCCGCTGGTCACGCATCCGCTGACGCGCCATGTGGGCTTTACCGGTTCAACCCGCACCGGCGCACACCTTTACTCCTTGGCCGCGCGCGATATCAAGCGCGTCAGTCTGGAGCTGGGCGGCAAGTCGCCTAACATCATTTTTGCCGACGCGGATCTGGATAATGCGGTTCGCGGCGTGGTCGGCGGCATTTACGGCGCCACCGGACAGACCTGTATCGCCGGTTCGCGGCTGCTGGTGCACCGCAGTATCCAGGCGCCTTTTTTGGAAAAGTTGATGGCGTTTACGCGCCAGGCCCGCGTCGGCGATCCGCGTAACCCGGCCACCTGCATTGGCCCTATCGCCAATCAAATGCAGTATGACCGCATCTTGCAGTATATCGATATCGCCCGTCAGGAAGGCGCTGAGCTACTGATGGGCGGAAAACGGCCTGAGGCGGCGGAGTGCCGGGACGGCTATTTCATCGAGCCCACGCTGTATACCGGGGTCAACAATGGGATGCGCATCGCCCAAGAAGAGATTTTTGGCCCGGTGTTGGCCGCCATTCCTTTCGACGAGCCGGAAGAAGCCATTGCTATCGCCAACGACAGCGAATTTGGGCTGGCGGCGGGAATTTGGACTTCCAATATGCGTCTGGCGCTAAAAATGTCGGAACAATTGGAAGCGGGCAGCGTATGGATCAACACCTACCGCGACATTTCCTATACCACGCCGTTTGGCGGTTATAAGAAAAGCGGCATCGGGCGGGAGAATGGCGTAGCGGGTATCTACGAATACCTGCAAACCAAAGCGGTGTGGATCTCCACCGCCGACGAAATCGAAAACCCCTTTGTCATCGGCTAA
- a CDS encoding thiamine pyrophosphate-binding protein, with protein MDQRTGSDILADELHIQQAEMIWHVPGESFLSALDALALRHPAIKTVSCRHENGAAQMAEAYGKLTGRPGVAFVTRSPGATNAVNGIHTAYQDASPVILIIGQVKRSILEREAFMSYDFRTLFAPMTKWVGQIDSAARIPEFIQRAYQTAMSGRKGPVVLVIPEDVLEERCEVAAGARLSPSRAGAVAPSDIERIVTLLAAAQKPLLIVGGNGWNAHARDAIQRFAMQNALPVVTTFRRRDIIDHRLPCYVGEIGIGANPALLQHIRETDMLLVCNDALSDVNTIGVGYMEGFTLFSLPCPQQKIVHVMPDHGDLNRVFRAELALVAEMDSFAPALADVTPMAQPRHRAWMQTLRATYLQEVTPKPCPGALDVPHLMGCLRERLPENAIVTNGVGAYATWSQRYFPHYQLGTQLGPISGTMGYSLPAAISAKLLHPDRPVVCFVGDGCFQMSSEELATAVQYGVNIVIIVFNNNLYGTIRIHEENRLAGRAHGTDLVNPDFCALAQAYGAHGEAVTATADFMPAFERCLAAGKPALLELRVSQEAIHARYSLSELRARNQR; from the coding sequence ATGGACCAGAGAACAGGCAGCGACATCCTCGCCGATGAATTGCATATCCAGCAGGCCGAAATGATTTGGCATGTTCCCGGTGAAAGCTTCTTATCGGCGCTGGACGCGCTGGCGCTGCGGCATCCGGCGATAAAAACCGTCAGCTGCCGCCACGAAAACGGCGCCGCGCAGATGGCGGAGGCGTACGGTAAATTGACCGGCCGCCCGGGGGTGGCGTTTGTTACCCGCAGTCCGGGGGCGACCAACGCGGTAAACGGCATCCATACCGCCTATCAGGACGCCTCACCGGTGATCCTGATTATCGGGCAGGTCAAGCGCAGTATCCTGGAGCGGGAAGCCTTCATGTCCTATGACTTCCGCACCCTGTTTGCCCCCATGACCAAGTGGGTGGGGCAAATCGACAGCGCGGCGCGCATCCCCGAGTTTATCCAGCGCGCTTATCAAACCGCGATGTCCGGCCGCAAAGGGCCGGTGGTACTGGTTATCCCCGAAGACGTGCTTGAGGAGCGCTGCGAGGTGGCGGCGGGCGCGCGGCTCAGCCCCTCGCGCGCCGGCGCCGTCGCGCCGTCCGACATTGAGCGTATTGTCACGCTGCTCGCCGCAGCACAAAAACCGCTGCTCATCGTCGGCGGTAACGGCTGGAACGCCCACGCCCGTGACGCGATTCAGCGCTTCGCCATGCAAAATGCGCTGCCGGTGGTCACCACTTTCCGCCGGCGGGACATTATCGACCATCGCTTGCCCTGCTATGTCGGTGAGATCGGTATCGGGGCCAATCCGGCGCTGTTGCAGCATATTCGCGAGACGGACATGTTGTTGGTCTGCAATGACGCGTTAAGCGACGTCAATACCATCGGCGTGGGCTACATGGAAGGATTTACCCTGTTCTCACTGCCGTGTCCGCAGCAGAAAATCGTGCATGTGATGCCGGACCACGGCGATCTCAACCGGGTATTTCGCGCCGAGCTGGCGCTGGTGGCGGAGATGGACAGCTTCGCGCCTGCGCTGGCGGATGTTACGCCGATGGCCCAACCGCGGCACCGCGCCTGGATGCAGACGCTGCGCGCCACCTATTTGCAAGAGGTGACGCCGAAACCCTGTCCGGGCGCCCTGGATGTGCCTCATTTGATGGGGTGCTTAAGGGAACGTTTGCCGGAAAATGCCATCGTCACCAACGGCGTCGGCGCCTATGCCACCTGGAGCCAGCGCTATTTTCCCCACTATCAGTTGGGTACCCAACTGGGGCCTATCAGCGGCACGATGGGCTATTCGCTGCCGGCCGCCATTAGCGCCAAATTGCTGCACCCCGACCGACCGGTGGTGTGTTTCGTCGGCGACGGCTGTTTCCAGATGAGTAGCGAGGAGCTGGCCACCGCCGTTCAATACGGCGTCAATATTGTCATCATTGTGTTTAACAACAATTTGTACGGCACCATCCGCATCCACGAAGAGAACCGTCTGGCCGGCCGCGCGCACGGCACGGATTTAGTCAATCCGGATTTTTGCGCGTTGGCGCAGGCCTATGGCGCGCATGGGGAAGCGGTAACGGCTACCGCCGACTTTATGCCGGCGTTCGAGCGCTGCCTTGCGGCGGGCAAACCCGCCCTGCTGGAGTTGCGAGTCAGCCAGGAAGCGATTCACGCTCGCTATTCGCTAAGCGAATTGCGCGCCAGGAATCAGCGCTAA
- a CDS encoding UbiD family decarboxylase, which yields MREFIRRLEERGDLLVVEKEIDPFHELAAVTQQAQKKWGKPILFKKVKGTAFPVVTNVYGSRDRLAEVIGIEAGDFCRQWSNLASMAAAKADMTPAAPEAIEYVEVALSSLPLITYSDRDGAPYFTSSMFIAKDPETGIGNLSYHRAMYISDSELRCRLAPRHHLTLYHEKAEKMGKPLEAAMLIGTPSQAFLTAAAPLPYDVDELKVAEQLRGAPIPMRQCRHIDLAVPAETEIVVEGRFLPNERRPEGPFGEFMGYYVPVGPNAVFEVLGVTARKDAVFHSILCGSAEEVLTLELSVSANIFQRLNAALPGIVNVACQPFVNHAVIQIDPQFEGHARQVMLAAIGAEPIWSKIITVVDTDVDINNMDDVMWAILTRSRPDKDMMIIPDTPSFYRDEAKDHWGRLLIDATKPWGREAEFQRKRLRMVDEVRLSDYFKEA from the coding sequence ATGAGGGAGTTTATTCGTCGACTTGAAGAACGCGGTGATCTGTTGGTAGTTGAAAAAGAGATTGACCCGTTTCACGAATTGGCCGCCGTCACCCAACAGGCGCAGAAAAAATGGGGCAAGCCCATCCTGTTTAAAAAAGTGAAGGGCACCGCGTTTCCCGTGGTGACGAATGTCTACGGTAGCCGCGACCGACTCGCTGAAGTGATTGGCATTGAGGCCGGGGACTTTTGCCGCCAATGGAGTAATCTGGCGTCTATGGCGGCGGCCAAAGCGGACATGACCCCCGCCGCCCCCGAGGCTATCGAATACGTTGAGGTGGCGCTGTCGAGTTTGCCGCTGATTACCTATTCCGATCGCGACGGCGCGCCCTATTTCACCTCCTCTATGTTTATCGCCAAGGATCCGGAGACCGGCATCGGCAACCTCTCCTATCACCGGGCGATGTATATCAGCGATAGCGAATTGCGTTGTCGTCTCGCACCGCGCCATCATTTGACCCTGTATCATGAAAAAGCGGAGAAAATGGGCAAGCCGCTGGAAGCGGCAATGCTTATCGGCACCCCCTCGCAGGCTTTCTTGACCGCGGCGGCGCCGTTGCCCTATGACGTCGATGAACTCAAAGTCGCCGAGCAACTGCGCGGCGCGCCGATTCCGATGCGCCAATGCCGCCATATCGACCTGGCGGTGCCGGCGGAAACGGAAATTGTGGTGGAAGGCCGCTTTTTACCCAATGAACGACGCCCGGAGGGCCCCTTCGGTGAGTTTATGGGCTATTACGTGCCGGTCGGGCCGAATGCGGTATTTGAGGTGCTGGGCGTCACCGCCCGTAAAGACGCGGTATTTCACTCCATCCTCTGCGGCTCGGCGGAAGAGGTGCTGACGCTGGAATTGTCGGTGTCGGCGAATATTTTCCAGCGCCTGAACGCCGCTTTGCCCGGCATCGTAAATGTCGCCTGCCAGCCGTTCGTTAATCACGCCGTTATTCAGATTGATCCCCAGTTTGAAGGCCACGCCCGTCAGGTCATGCTGGCGGCCATCGGCGCCGAACCCATCTGGTCCAAAATCATTACCGTGGTGGACACCGACGTGGATATCAACAATATGGACGATGTCATGTGGGCCATTCTGACCCGTTCACGGCCGGATAAAGATATGATGATCATCCCCGATACCCCCTCTTTTTACCGTGACGAGGCCAAAGATCATTGGGGCCGTTTGCTGATAGACGCCACCAAACCCTGGGGCCGCGAAGCGGAGTTCCAGCGCAAGAGATTGCGTATGGTGGATGAGGTGCGCCTATCGGACTACTTCAAGGAGGCCTGA
- a CDS encoding aspartate/glutamate racemase family protein, which translates to MNAGRGVTRPVHGLLIGIIVLDTGFERLPGDIAHASTWPFPVQFRVVRGVSPADVITGDPRTSLAAFYTAIDELVALGVSAITTSCGFLSAVQQTLSAYAPVPFLSSALLQIPLIERILPAGQRVGIVLSDGEALREEHLAPIGVGPTLPRVGLAVDGGLRSHMRMNRPGADRDAQEQEVLAAVQRLLTSHPEVGAIVCECANFPPFSAAIAQRFRLPVYDIVTLIRWMHNALAPVRYTP; encoded by the coding sequence GTGAACGCCGGCCGTGGCGTCACCCGGCCGGTGCATGGGCTGCTCATCGGCATTATCGTGCTGGATACCGGCTTTGAACGCTTGCCGGGCGACATCGCCCACGCCTCCACGTGGCCGTTTCCGGTGCAGTTTCGCGTAGTGCGCGGCGTCAGTCCGGCGGACGTGATTACCGGCGATCCGCGCACCTCGTTAGCCGCCTTTTATACCGCCATCGACGAATTGGTGGCGCTCGGGGTCAGCGCCATTACCACCAGCTGCGGCTTTTTGTCCGCGGTTCAGCAGACGCTAAGCGCCTATGCGCCAGTGCCGTTTCTCTCCTCCGCACTGCTGCAAATCCCGCTTATCGAGCGCATCTTGCCCGCGGGTCAGCGGGTTGGCATCGTGCTCTCCGACGGCGAAGCGCTGCGCGAGGAACACCTGGCACCCATTGGTGTCGGCCCGACTCTGCCGCGGGTCGGCCTGGCGGTGGACGGCGGGCTGCGGAGCCATATGCGCATGAACCGGCCAGGGGCCGACCGGGACGCCCAGGAGCAAGAAGTGCTGGCCGCCGTGCAGCGGCTGCTGACATCGCACCCGGAGGTCGGGGCAATCGTGTGCGAATGCGCGAATTTCCCTCCCTTTTCCGCCGCCATCGCGCAGCGTTTTCGCCTGCCGGTCTATGACATCGTGACATTGATCCGCTGGATGCATAACGCCCTGGCGCCGGTACGGTATACCCCATGA
- a CDS encoding flavoprotein → MSQRQRLIVGISGASGALYGVRALALLRRCQVKTHRVVSRAGMLTVQHALALTRQALHAQAGATP, encoded by the coding sequence ATGTCGCAGCGGCAACGGCTTATCGTCGGTATCTCGGGAGCCTCGGGCGCGCTGTACGGCGTACGCGCCCTGGCCTTATTGCGCCGGTGTCAGGTAAAGACGCATCGGGTGGTCAGCCGGGCGGGCATGCTCACCGTGCAACATGCGCTTGCCCTTACCCGCCAGGCGCTACATGCGCAGGCGGGAGCGACGCCGTGA
- a CDS encoding (2Fe-2S)-binding protein, giving the protein MRFQLTEAAPVAGHLLFDGRALPFHDGDTVASALLVAGIAVFRASPVSGAPRAPYCLMGICYDCLVNINGVDNLRACQVQARDGMVVSRQSGARADAALAPGSPS; this is encoded by the coding sequence TTGCGCTTTCAACTGACTGAAGCGGCGCCCGTTGCCGGCCATTTGCTGTTCGATGGACGGGCGCTGCCTTTTCATGACGGCGATACGGTGGCGAGCGCGCTGCTCGTGGCCGGGATCGCTGTCTTCCGCGCCTCGCCGGTATCGGGCGCCCCTCGCGCCCCCTATTGCCTGATGGGGATCTGTTATGACTGTTTGGTCAACATTAACGGCGTCGACAACCTGCGCGCCTGTCAGGTGCAGGCCAGGGACGGAATGGTGGTCAGCCGTCAGTCAGGGGCGCGCGCCGATGCGGCGCTAGCGCCGGGGTCGCCATCATGA
- a CDS encoding NAD(P)/FAD-dependent oxidoreductase has product MTSWDAIVLGAGPAGIAAATRLAAGGARVLVIDENPAPGGQIWRGVETASAQRLALLGPDYRYGKQRVAALRASQATLALNTTLWRAEPEGTVWLKTPAGIERHQSAHLVLAVGAMERPVPRPGWTLPGITTIGGLQILLKKNGILPAGPLLLAGTGPLFYLYAMQCLKAGKQDLTLLDTALRRNWLRAAVALPRALGGEGSRYLYKGTGLLAALRLSRVAFFSGVHDIAIEQDASRDERVLRCVSGGKTRTFRAQHIGLHEGVIPDQHVARALGCEFLWDAVASTFIPRRSAQLESSTAGVFIAGDAGGIGGYAVAEAEGRLAASVILHRLGKLDAVAMEQECRQADRLRRRHLAARPLLDRLYATAPEVLAPPDQTLICRCEEVSCGAVRDALRQGASGPNQVKAFLRTGMGPCQGRLCAPTVAQLVATQRHLSPAQAGFYHIRPPFTPITVGELAALDQEKAPPDA; this is encoded by the coding sequence ATGACGTCCTGGGACGCCATAGTGTTGGGCGCAGGCCCAGCCGGGATCGCCGCCGCTACCCGCCTGGCGGCGGGGGGCGCGCGCGTGCTGGTGATTGATGAAAATCCGGCTCCCGGCGGCCAAATCTGGCGCGGCGTTGAAACGGCTTCCGCGCAGCGCCTGGCCTTGCTCGGGCCCGATTACCGGTACGGCAAACAGCGCGTCGCGGCGCTGCGCGCCAGCCAGGCGACGCTGGCGCTCAATACCACGCTCTGGCGGGCCGAGCCCGAAGGCACGGTGTGGCTCAAGACGCCGGCGGGGATTGAACGCCATCAGAGTGCCCATCTGGTGTTGGCGGTGGGCGCCATGGAGAGGCCGGTGCCGCGTCCCGGCTGGACATTGCCGGGCATCACCACCATCGGCGGTTTACAGATCCTGCTCAAGAAAAACGGCATCCTGCCGGCGGGGCCGCTGCTGCTGGCCGGTACCGGCCCGCTGTTTTACCTCTATGCCATGCAGTGCCTTAAGGCGGGCAAGCAAGATCTGACTCTGCTCGACACGGCGTTGCGGCGCAACTGGTTACGGGCGGCCGTTGCCCTGCCCCGCGCGCTCGGCGGCGAGGGAAGCCGTTATCTCTACAAAGGCACCGGACTGCTGGCGGCGTTACGCTTGAGCCGGGTGGCGTTTTTTAGCGGCGTGCACGATATCGCCATTGAACAGGACGCGTCGCGAGACGAACGGGTGCTCCGCTGCGTTAGCGGCGGGAAAACGCGGACGTTCCGGGCGCAACATATCGGTTTACATGAGGGCGTTATTCCAGATCAGCATGTCGCGCGCGCGCTCGGCTGCGAATTTCTCTGGGATGCCGTTGCCAGCACATTCATCCCGCGGCGTAGCGCCCAACTGGAAAGCTCGACGGCCGGGGTATTCATCGCCGGCGATGCCGGCGGCATTGGCGGCTACGCCGTGGCCGAGGCGGAGGGACGCTTGGCCGCCAGTGTTATCCTGCATCGGCTAGGCAAGCTGGATGCGGTGGCCATGGAACAGGAGTGCCGGCAGGCGGACCGCCTGCGGCGGCGTCATCTGGCGGCGCGTCCGCTGCTCGATCGCCTCTATGCCACCGCGCCCGAAGTGCTGGCGCCGCCGGATCAGACCCTCATTTGCCGCTGTGAGGAAGTGTCCTGCGGTGCCGTGCGCGACGCCCTGCGGCAAGGCGCGAGCGGCCCTAATCAGGTGAAAGCGTTTTTACGCACCGGCATGGGGCCCTGCCAGGGACGGTTGTGCGCGCCCACCGTCGCTCAGCTTGTCGCCACGCAACGCCACCTTTCGCCGGCGCAAGCGGGCTTTTACCACATCCGCCCCCCCTTTACGCCAATTACCGTTGGCGAACTGGCGGCGCTGGATCAAGAGAAAGCCCCTCCTGACGCGTGA